Below is a window of Candidatus Kapaibacterium sp. DNA.
CACGTCGCTCGGGGATGGAGGGAAGACGTTCTCCAGGAAGGTCACAGCCAAGGCAAAGAGCAGGACCCCACTAGGTGGCAACTCCTGCAGGTATGCTATCCACTGCTCCATTGGCGACTCAAGGGTTCGTAGGACGCAGCTCTACCTCGCTCAGCGTCGCCGTTACAGGCAGGAGGACAGCTGCGAGAGCGATTTCGGCCACATCCTCTGGCTGCAGTATTCGCTTCTGGGCCGATGCTGTTGGTCCTCCGAAGGCTGTAGCCGTTGACCCTGGACAGAGCACGACAACCCGGATGTTTGCCTGCCGCACCTCCTGGAAGAGCGATTCTGCAAACCCACGGAGAGCGAACTTCGTGGCGGCGTAGACGCTGCCCCCCTTGACTCCATACTTCCCCGCAAGCGAGGCAACGTAGAGGAGCGTCCCCTGCTGCCGCTGAAGCATCCGTGGAAGGACCAGCCGCGTCAGTAGTATCGGAGCCCGCACGTTCACCTGCCAGAGCTCTTCTATGCAGTCCAACTCTAGTTCGGTGGCTGGCGCAAAGTAGCCGATACCGGCGTTGTTCACCACAACGTCCACATCCCCGAAGTGCTGGTATGCTTGTTCAGCAAGCCGCTCAATCTCTTCCGGTTTCCGCAAGTCCGCTGGGACAACAGCGATCGCACTCTGCGGCGAGAGGCGCTGAGCCTCACGAGCCACCTCGCGGAGGAGTTCTTGCCGCCGCGCTGTTAACACCAAGTTGGCTCCTTCCTGCGCAAAGCGGAGTGCAATAGCCCGGCCAATTCCAGAACTGGCTCCCGTTACCAAGCAGACACGGCCTTGCAAACGCATGGCGCACCCTCCATTCGCATGCGTAATTTGGGGCTACAGACGCAGGACCAATAAAGCTGAGTCCACCGCATGGAGTTGCAGCGGTTGGGGCAAGAGCTTCGCCGCCTTCGGGAGCGGCATGATCGGACGGTCACCGAAATGGCTCAGCGATTGGGCATCTCCAAGGCATTCCTTACGCTCGCCGAGCAAGGAAAACGGCGCCTCCCACTGAAGGTACTGCGTCAGCTTCTAGCTTACTACGGCTCTTCATTGGCAGCTCTAGCAAGCCCAGAATGCACCATTGCGAGAACCGTCCAAGGCGGGCGGTGCTGGTATCCCACAAACCTTCTAAACATCATCGCCGACCGTGCCCTCCGGGGCAGCGCTCTGCGATTGCTTCGCCCCGTCAATGCCCCCGACGACTCAGAGTGGTTGGAGCTGCGCCTGGCTGGCGAACAGCAGCTACCTCCAGAGGGCTACTGGCACTTCTCTACTCCGATCGATGGCGTCGTCGTGGAAGGCAATCTGCTGGTGGAAGTCCCCAACGACGAGCTCTTGGTCCGACAGGGTGAGAGTTTCCGGATAGATGCTGAACAGCCCCATCGGTACCGCAACTACACGGCCTACTCCATCCGCGCCCTCCTACTCCTCCACCGTCCGCTGCTGTAGAGGGGGACAGGCTCGCTACTAGTACCCATGCACGCTTACGCATGCACCTACAGCGGAGGCCGTGCTCCCTGCCTCACATAGGCTCAACACGCAACGGTCGCCTACTCGTACTGAGCAATCCAGCTCCGAGCTGCTGCGTCCACACTCCCAGCAGCAGGGTGCAACGGATGGGATGGGTCCTAACAGTGGTATTGCCCACCGCCATCTTCGCCCGGTCGCTTGTCGGCGAGGGAGCAACCGTGGAGACTACGCACCTCATCACGGTGCCGACCGCCGGCCTCCTTCCCCGTGGCTCGCTGCTGGTACGTGCAGGGATCTTCCCCCAAGGCACCCTTGCTGCGGAGTGTTTCACCACCCCACTTTCGCGGTTCATGGTGGGGATTGGATTCAGCGCCTCCAACCTCATCGGCAGCGGTGCACCGCAGTGGCAGCCTTTTCCGGGCATCTCCCTCCGCTTCCGAGCCCTGGAGGAGACTACGGCACGGCCCGCCCTGGTGTTCGGCGTTCACACTCAAGGCTGGGGCCCCTACCGGCGAGAATCCCGCCAGTTCACGATAGCTGCCTCAGGGCTCTTTACGGCCCTCAGCAAGAGCTACCGTTGGTGGCTCGGGGAAACAGCCTGGCACCTATCCTTGGGATACCCGTTGGAGCTCCCACCGCGGCAGCGCCGTCCTGGGATGGCCATAGGTTGGGAACACACCATCGCACGCCTCGGACAGCTCTCACTGGAATACGTGCTGCTGGGTTCCACCGTTAACGGTCGTAGGCAGGGCATCCTCAGCTTGGCTCTCCGACTTGGGATCGCACCTACAGCAGCCGTTGGAGTGTCTATCGTAGACGTGTTGCGGAACTCAGGCTCAGAGACAGCATGGGCACGAGCTCTCTCCATAGAATGGCACCTCCGATAACCCCTGCCGGACTCCTCAAGCTCCGGCGCCTCGTAGTCCTCGCATCACGCTCACCCCGACGGGCCGAGCTACTGCGCCTCTTGGGGATTCCCTTCATTATCCACCCTGCGCAACTCGCAGAGCCTGACGACGGCACCGGGATGACGCCTTCGGAGTACGTACTCAGCCTGGCCCAACGAAAAGCGCAGGCCGTTGCTCGCCACGCTCGCCAACCTTCTTTCGTACTCGGGGCCGATACGACCGTCGTTCTGGAGGGCACCTACCTGAACAAGCCGACCTCTGCCGACGCTGCCCGTAGGATGCTCCACCAGCTCAGCGGCCGCACCCACGAGGTCTATACTGGCGTCGTGGTCATCTGTGTCCCTGAGATGACGGTCCTCAGCGGAGTAGCACGCACGGAGGTAACCTTCCGGAGCCTGAGCGACGAGGAAATAGAAGCCTACGTCACTTCCGGATCCCCACTGGACAAAGCAGGTGCCTACGGCATCCAAGACCCCTTCGGAGCTGTCTTCGTGGAAAGCATTCGTGGCTGCTACTACAACGTCGTAGGGCTCCCCCTAGGACTCGTCTACCAGCTTCTACGGCAGGCTTCCTATGCACCAGAGTGAGCGCTTCTTCATACTGCTCTGCTTAACCCCGTGGGTGGTAACGTTCGCCGCCTTTTGGCTCTACCCGCTGCTCCATGCCTTTGGCATGAGCCTGATGCAGTACAACGCGCTTACAGGTCCCCAGAGCTTCGTCGGGCTGCAGAACTACACCACTCTGTGGAGCGACCCTCTCTTCTGGAAGGCTCTCCGCAACACGGCAGTCCTCACCTTGGGGACAGTCCCGGTCACGGTATCCCTAGCCCTCTTCTTGGCAGTGCTCATTGACAGCCGTAGCACGCGCTGGCGAGGGCTGTGGCAGAGCACGCTGCTGCTACCGTCGGTGACGTCGCTGGTGGTGCTGGCATTGGTGTTCACCAACCTCTACGCCCGCAACGGATACGCCAATGCTGTCCTTGCATCGCTGGGTCTACCTTACCCCGAACGTGGCTGGCTCCAAGAACCCGCCACTGCCTTACCGGCCATCATGCTCATGGACATCTGGGCATCCGTGGGATACTATACGCTACTCCTACTGGCAGGACTCCAGGCAATCCCTCGGGAATACGAGGAAGTTGCCTTCCTTGCCGGCGCTAACTTCTGGCAGCGACTCCGCTGGGTCATCTTGCCGCTCTTGCGTCCGATGCTGACCTTCGTGCTGGTCCTCAACACCATCAAAGCGCTCCAGGTGTTCGTGGAGGTCTACATCATGACCCGCGGCGGCCCTTTGGGTGCGACAACGACCCTGGTATACTTGGTCTTCGTCAACGCCTTCGAGCATGTCGACCGCATGGGCTACGCGGCAGCGTTAGCATACGTCGTATTCGCCCTCATTGGGCTGCTAGCCATTGTTCAACTCCGGCTCATGCGCCGCCAGCAATGGAAGTGGTCCGACTCCTCAGCGCCGTAGTGGGCGGGTACCTTATAGGCTGCATCCCCAGCGCCTACTGGCTGGTCCGCTGGACCACAGGTCAGGACATCCGGCGCCGCGGCACGGGCAACGTTGGAGCAGCGAACGCTTACGAAGTGACGGGGAAGCTCTGGGTAGGGATCGTCGTAGCCCTCATGGACATGCTGAAAGGCTACAGCGCTGTTTGGCTCACCACCCTTCCGAGTGGGACAGCCGAATTCCACGTAATGGCAACGGCAGCTGTTATGGCCGTCGTTGGGCACAACTACAACCTCTTCCTGGGTTGGGCTGGCGGCAGAGGTTTGGCTCCCGCCGCTGGAGCGCTCATCGCTATGAGCTGGCTTCCGCTACTGCTCTGGTGTCTCCTATGGCTGACGGGCTACTTCGCTATCCGTCGCAATGTGCACGTCGGGAACATGACGGGAACGATCGGCACGCCAATCCTCATTGCCACAGCTCCAGAACCCTTGGTGCGACTTCTCCTCCAGGTTCCCTGCCCCAGCATGCTCCAGCACACGCTCCTCATCATAGCGCTTGCCTTCCCAATCTTCCTGCGCCACCTACAGCCTATCCGAGAGCTCTTCCGGCAGGAGGAACCCTGAATCCTGGCACAGGACTCTCTACGGGAACCGCACCGTCGGTGCTCCGACGATTCCCCAAACGAGCGAGCTCGTCACTGCCCCAATAATGAAGTAGACCACCAAAGCAACGATGAGGCTCACGACGAAGTACCCCAGATGCTTCTCTGCTGGCACCTTCGTTATCACGGGCAGTCCCAAGTAGAGCACATACAGCCCGTAGAGGCCCAAGATCGCCCCCAGCCAGCCCAAAGCAGGATATAGGCTGAAGATACCCCCGATCTACGCCAGGGTCCACGAGTAGGCTA
It encodes the following:
- a CDS encoding SDR family NAD(P)-dependent oxidoreductase, with the translated sequence MRLQGRVCLVTGASSGIGRAIALRFAQEGANLVLTARRQELLREVAREAQRLSPQSAIAVVPADLRKPEEIERLAEQAYQHFGDVDVVVNNAGIGYFAPATELELDCIEELWQVNVRAPILLTRLVLPRMLQRQQGTLLYVASLAGKYGVKGGSVYAATKFALRGFAESLFQEVRQANIRVVVLCPGSTATAFGGPTASAQKRILQPEDVAEIALAAVLLPVTATLSEVELRPTNP
- a CDS encoding XRE family transcriptional regulator, giving the protein MELQRLGQELRRLRERHDRTVTEMAQRLGISKAFLTLAEQGKRRLPLKVLRQLLAYYGSSLAALASPECTIARTVQGGRCWYPTNLLNIIADRALRGSALRLLRPVNAPDDSEWLELRLAGEQQLPPEGYWHFSTPIDGVVVEGNLLVEVPNDELLVRQGESFRIDAEQPHRYRNYTAYSIRALLLLHRPLL
- a CDS encoding Maf family protein produces the protein MAPPITPAGLLKLRRLVVLASRSPRRAELLRLLGIPFIIHPAQLAEPDDGTGMTPSEYVLSLAQRKAQAVARHARQPSFVLGADTTVVLEGTYLNKPTSADAARRMLHQLSGRTHEVYTGVVVICVPEMTVLSGVARTEVTFRSLSDEEIEAYVTSGSPLDKAGAYGIQDPFGAVFVESIRGCYYNVVGLPLGLVYQLLRQASYAPE
- a CDS encoding sugar ABC transporter permease, whose product is MHQSERFFILLCLTPWVVTFAAFWLYPLLHAFGMSLMQYNALTGPQSFVGLQNYTTLWSDPLFWKALRNTAVLTLGTVPVTVSLALFLAVLIDSRSTRWRGLWQSTLLLPSVTSLVVLALVFTNLYARNGYANAVLASLGLPYPERGWLQEPATALPAIMLMDIWASVGYYTLLLLAGLQAIPREYEEVAFLAGANFWQRLRWVILPLLRPMLTFVLVLNTIKALQVFVEVYIMTRGGPLGATTTLVYLVFVNAFEHVDRMGYAAALAYVVFALIGLLAIVQLRLMRRQQWKWSDSSAP
- a CDS encoding glycerol-3-phosphate acyltransferase; this encodes MEVVRLLSAVVGGYLIGCIPSAYWLVRWTTGQDIRRRGTGNVGAANAYEVTGKLWVGIVVALMDMLKGYSAVWLTTLPSGTAEFHVMATAAVMAVVGHNYNLFLGWAGGRGLAPAAGALIAMSWLPLLLWCLLWLTGYFAIRRNVHVGNMTGTIGTPILIATAPEPLVRLLLQVPCPSMLQHTLLIIALAFPIFLRHLQPIRELFRQEEP